A genome region from Ralstonia solanacearum K60 includes the following:
- the yidD gene encoding membrane protein insertion efficiency factor YidD — protein MTRVLLFLLRVYKVAFSPFVGAQCRFLPTCSDYARDAVLTHGPARGSYLAAKRLCRCHPFAQGGYDPVPPASGDAAPRSTDSASAGTTAADAPAPRPSIHLPRP, from the coding sequence ATGACGCGCGTGCTGCTGTTCCTGCTGCGTGTCTACAAGGTGGCGTTCAGCCCCTTCGTTGGCGCGCAATGCCGCTTCCTGCCGACCTGTTCCGACTACGCACGCGACGCCGTGCTCACCCACGGGCCGGCGCGCGGCAGCTACCTTGCGGCAAAACGCCTGTGCCGCTGTCATCCGTTCGCACAAGGCGGGTATGATCCTGTGCCGCCCGCCTCCGGCGACGCTGCGCCTCGTTCCACCGATTCCGCATCGGCCGGGACGACCGCAGCCGACGCGCCGGCGCCGCGGCCGTCGATTCACCTTCCCAGACCGTAA
- the rnpA gene encoding ribonuclease P protein component produces MGPHAYPKAARLVKTDEFSSVFALRPVRRSRHFVLYVRANGHPQARLGIVIGKKFARRAVERNLIKRQCRELFRLRQATLGGRDVLIRLHTKFPRGDVPTVAAFKRLCREELSYLFGIAARPLPAPPASAPAVAPAAADGAAP; encoded by the coding sequence ATGGGCCCGCACGCCTACCCCAAGGCCGCAAGGCTGGTGAAAACGGATGAGTTCTCATCCGTTTTTGCTTTGCGGCCTGTCCGGCGCAGCCGTCACTTTGTGCTCTATGTGCGGGCCAACGGGCATCCCCAGGCGCGCCTGGGGATCGTGATCGGCAAGAAGTTCGCCCGTCGCGCTGTCGAGCGCAACCTGATCAAGCGCCAGTGCCGCGAGCTGTTCCGCCTGCGGCAGGCCACCCTGGGCGGCCGCGACGTGCTGATCCGCTTGCATACCAAGTTCCCGCGCGGGGACGTGCCCACCGTGGCCGCCTTCAAGCGCCTCTGCCGCGAAGAGCTTTCGTACCTGTTCGGGATCGCAGCGCGCCCGCTGCCGGCCCCGCCGGCTTCCGCTCCCGCCGTCGCGCCGGCCGCCGCCGACGGAGCCGCGCCATGA
- the rpmH gene encoding 50S ribosomal protein L34, which translates to MKRTYQPSVTRRKRTHGFRVRMKTRGGRAVLNARRAKGRKRLAI; encoded by the coding sequence ATGAAACGTACCTATCAACCTTCCGTTACCCGTCGCAAGCGCACCCACGGTTTCCGTGTCCGCATGAAGACCCGCGGTGGCCGTGCCGTGCTGAACGCACGCCGCGCCAAGGGCCGCAAGCGCCTGGCCATCTAA